One window of Aliarcobacter lanthieri genomic DNA carries:
- the mqnF gene encoding aminofutalosine deaminase family hydrolase gives MKIISASYVLTFDTDFSIIKDGAIVFDEKVIEVGSFDYILEKYPDCEHTKLNENSVLMPGLINSHIHLEFSANKTTLKYANFYSWLNSVIRYREKLIEKAKTPLIELELKKLLKTGTTTIGAISSYSFDLEACLKSPINKVFFCEVIGSKADMIDTLFADFKARIKDAQKHISKNFKVGIAIHSPYSVHPFLVREVLNIAKEQDLAVTSHFLESKEEKEWLNKDEGSFLEFFKNFLNQEKATSKPLEFLNLFKQVKNISFTHCVEADFEELEKIKSLNATINHCVTSNRFLNNSRLNLESLDEIPFSIGTDGLSSNNSLSMFDELRACLFIHYEKDIVKFSKTLLKSATVNGAKALGLNKGRLESGFDADIIGIYLPDNIEDIEDIYMHVILHTKYVNSVIIGGKFV, from the coding sequence ATGAAAATAATAAGTGCTTCTTACGTATTGACTTTTGATACAGATTTTAGCATCATTAAAGATGGTGCTATAGTTTTTGATGAAAAGGTTATAGAAGTAGGAAGTTTTGATTATATTTTAGAAAAATATCCAGATTGTGAGCATACAAAATTAAATGAAAATTCTGTTTTGATGCCTGGATTGATAAACTCTCATATTCATTTGGAGTTTAGTGCAAATAAAACAACTTTAAAATATGCAAACTTTTACTCTTGGTTGAATTCTGTTATAAGATATAGAGAAAAACTTATAGAAAAAGCAAAAACTCCTTTAATTGAACTTGAACTAAAAAAACTTTTAAAAACTGGAACTACAACAATTGGAGCTATTTCTTCATATTCATTTGATTTAGAAGCTTGTTTAAAATCTCCTATAAACAAAGTATTTTTTTGTGAGGTTATAGGCTCAAAGGCAGATATGATAGATACTTTATTTGCTGATTTTAAAGCTAGAATTAAGGATGCACAAAAACATATTAGCAAGAATTTTAAAGTAGGAATTGCTATTCACTCTCCTTATTCTGTTCATCCATTTTTAGTGAGAGAAGTTTTAAATATAGCAAAAGAACAAGATTTAGCTGTAACTTCTCACTTTTTGGAATCAAAAGAAGAAAAAGAGTGGCTAAATAAAGATGAAGGAAGCTTTTTAGAGTTTTTCAAAAACTTTTTAAATCAAGAGAAAGCTACAAGTAAACCACTAGAGTTTTTAAATCTTTTTAAACAAGTTAAGAATATATCTTTTACACATTGTGTAGAAGCAGATTTTGAAGAGTTAGAAAAGATAAAATCATTAAATGCAACTATAAATCATTGTGTTACTTCAAATAGATTTTTGAATAATAGTAGATTAAATCTTGAAAGTTTAGATGAAATACCTTTTAGTATTGGAACAGATGGACTTAGTTCAAATAATTCTTTAAGTATGTTTGATGAGTTAAGGGCTTGTTTGTTTATTCATTATGAAAAAGATATTGTGAAATTTTCTAAAACTTTGTTAAAAAGTGCAACTGTAAATGGTGCAAAAGCTTTAGGATTAAATAAAGGACGATTAGAAAGTGGTTTTGATGCTGATATTATAGGTATTTATTTACCTGATAATATAGAAGATATAGAAGACATTTATATGCATGTAATTTTACATACAAAATATGTAAATAGTGTAATAATAGGAGGAAAATTTGTTTGA
- the sppA gene encoding signal peptide peptidase SppA, whose protein sequence is MFEFFKKLFSPIIAILDFITKYFKTIVFLTIVYFVFFSGTDDVSPTNRSVANLQKIELNGQILDVSKVLENIDKAKKDENIKGVLLVVDSPGGAVAPSVEIAYAIKELKELKPVVVYASGVIASGSYYASIWADKIIANPGSMVGSIGVIMQGFELSELMEKIGVSTQTIKAGKYKESGTPMRKWFDYEEEQLKSVINATYNMFISDVASARNLDIKKHTEFADAKIFTSFQAKNVGLIDEVATISYAQSVLVELAKIENPIWKKEDKFEKFMDKLMSQAISKVVMNFSSGLKAY, encoded by the coding sequence TTGTTTGAATTTTTTAAAAAGCTATTTTCACCAATAATAGCAATTTTAGATTTTATTACAAAATATTTTAAAACAATAGTTTTTTTGACAATTGTTTATTTTGTATTTTTTAGTGGAACAGATGATGTATCACCTACAAATAGAAGTGTTGCAAATTTACAAAAGATTGAACTTAATGGGCAAATTTTAGATGTTTCAAAAGTTCTAGAAAATATAGATAAAGCAAAAAAAGATGAAAATATAAAAGGGGTATTACTTGTAGTTGATAGCCCTGGTGGTGCTGTCGCTCCTTCCGTTGAAATTGCTTATGCTATAAAAGAGTTAAAGGAATTAAAGCCAGTTGTTGTTTATGCTAGTGGAGTAATAGCTAGTGGAAGTTATTATGCTTCTATTTGGGCAGATAAAATTATTGCAAATCCTGGAAGCATGGTTGGTTCTATAGGTGTTATTATGCAAGGTTTTGAGTTAAGTGAACTTATGGAAAAAATAGGTGTTTCAACACAAACTATAAAAGCTGGAAAATACAAAGAGAGTGGAACTCCTATGCGAAAATGGTTTGATTATGAAGAAGAACAACTTAAAAGTGTTATAAATGCTACTTATAATATGTTTATTTCTGATGTAGCAAGTGCTAGAAATCTTGATATAAAAAAACATACAGAGTTTGCTGATGCAAAGATATTTACTTCTTTTCAAGCAAAAAATGTTGGATTAATTGATGAAGTAGCAACTATTAGTTATGCACAAAGTGTTTTAGTGGAATTAGCAAAAATTGAAAATCCTATTTGGAAAAAAGAAGATAAATTTGAGAAATTTATGGACAAACTTATGAGTCAAGCTATATCAAAAGTAGTTATGAATTTTTCTAGTGGATTAAAGGCTTATTAA
- a CDS encoding acetate/propionate family kinase, which produces MLVFVLNAGSSSLKYQLMNPVIKKVFASGICERIGIDGVLKHEYNDDKKLVMNVPMPTHKEAISAVLSTLTSGEGKVIDSINDIEAIGHRAVHGGEEFASSVLITTEVIDTMKRLSPLAPLHNPANILGMEICQELMPGKPNVAVFDTAFHQTMPDYAYMYALPYEMYTKHGIRKYGFHGTSHYFVSNEARGMLEKKQNSRIIVCHLGNGSSVSAVLNGKCIDTSMGLTPIQGLMMGTRSGDVGAGALQYMMSQENLTIDQALDIMNKKSGILGVSGKSSDLREVLQGMQDGDDRCRLAVDMVAYIIKKYVGSYVAALDGIDALCFTGGIGENAALIREKVCAGLDSMGLVIDPVKNNRRSSVARDISTNASTARIFVIPTQEEYVIANDTYNIVSINR; this is translated from the coding sequence ATGTTAGTTTTTGTATTAAATGCAGGGAGTTCATCTTTAAAATATCAATTAATGAACCCAGTAATAAAAAAGGTTTTTGCATCTGGAATTTGTGAAAGAATAGGAATTGATGGAGTTTTGAAACACGAATATAATGATGATAAAAAACTTGTTATGAATGTTCCAATGCCAACACACAAAGAAGCTATTAGTGCTGTACTATCAACACTAACTTCAGGAGAAGGAAAAGTTATTGATTCAATCAATGATATTGAAGCTATTGGACACAGAGCTGTTCACGGGGGAGAAGAATTTGCAAGTTCAGTTTTAATTACAACTGAAGTAATTGATACTATGAAAAGATTATCACCTTTAGCACCATTACACAATCCTGCAAATATTTTAGGTATGGAAATTTGCCAAGAATTGATGCCAGGAAAACCAAATGTGGCAGTATTTGATACAGCATTCCACCAAACAATGCCTGATTACGCTTATATGTATGCTTTACCTTATGAAATGTATACAAAACATGGAATAAGAAAATATGGGTTTCATGGAACAAGTCACTACTTCGTTTCAAATGAAGCAAGAGGAATGTTAGAGAAAAAACAAAACTCAAGAATTATTGTTTGTCACTTAGGAAATGGTTCATCTGTTTCAGCTGTATTAAATGGAAAATGTATTGATACATCTATGGGACTTACTCCTATCCAAGGTTTAATGATGGGAACAAGATCTGGAGATGTTGGAGCAGGTGCTTTACAATATATGATGTCTCAAGAAAATCTTACAATTGATCAAGCTTTAGATATTATGAATAAAAAATCTGGTATTTTAGGAGTATCTGGTAAATCTTCAGATTTAAGAGAAGTTTTACAAGGTATGCAAGATGGTGATGATAGATGTAGATTAGCTGTTGATATGGTTGCATACATTATTAAAAAATATGTAGGTTCATATGTTGCTGCACTTGATGGAATTGATGCTCTTTGCTTCACAGGTGGAATTGGAGAAAATGCAGCATTAATTAGAGAAAAAGTTTGTGCAGGATTAGACTCTATGGGACTTGTAATAGATCCAGTTAAAAACAATAGAAGATCAAGTGTTGCTAGAGATATCTCTACAAATGCTTCTACTGCTAGAATATTTGTTATTCCAACTCAAGAAGAGTATGTTATAGCAAATGATACATATAATATAGTATCAATCAATAGATAA
- the pta gene encoding phosphate acetyltransferase: MGLIDKIKEKAKKQLRTIVLPEAEDERVLKATQIVLQEKTARVVLIGDAETIKADASKYGANIEGATIVDPKNFDNIEKYIDELVELRKSKNLSKEEAKQIMLNEPRFFGCMMVRLGDADGLVAGSNSPTSDVLRAAIQVIKTAPGINTVSSTFVMETKDGKFGDNGLILFSDCAVIPDPTAEQLADIASATAATASSVVGLEPRVAMLSFSTKGSASHPLVDKVTTACKILKDRNVNFPFDGELQADAAIVESIGAKKAPDSKVAGRANILVFPDLQAGNIGYKLVQRFAGAEAHGPIIQGLNKPVNDLSRGCSVEDISNLVAITATQIK; this comes from the coding sequence ATGGGTTTAATTGATAAAATCAAAGAAAAAGCAAAAAAACAACTTAGAACTATTGTTCTTCCAGAAGCAGAAGATGAAAGAGTTTTAAAAGCAACTCAAATAGTTTTACAAGAAAAAACTGCAAGAGTAGTTCTTATTGGTGATGCTGAGACTATAAAAGCTGATGCTTCAAAATATGGTGCAAATATAGAAGGAGCAACTATTGTTGATCCTAAAAATTTTGACAATATTGAAAAATATATTGATGAGTTAGTTGAACTTAGAAAAAGTAAGAATCTTTCAAAAGAAGAAGCAAAACAAATTATGTTAAATGAACCAAGATTTTTTGGTTGTATGATGGTGAGATTAGGCGATGCAGATGGTTTAGTTGCTGGTTCAAATTCTCCAACATCTGATGTTTTGAGAGCTGCTATTCAAGTTATAAAAACAGCTCCTGGAATAAATACAGTATCTTCAACATTTGTTATGGAAACAAAAGATGGTAAATTTGGAGATAATGGATTAATATTATTTTCTGATTGTGCGGTTATTCCAGACCCAACTGCTGAGCAATTAGCTGATATTGCAAGTGCTACTGCTGCTACTGCTAGTTCTGTTGTAGGTTTAGAGCCAAGAGTTGCTATGTTATCTTTTTCTACAAAAGGTAGTGCATCTCATCCATTAGTTGATAAAGTTACAACTGCTTGTAAAATATTAAAAGATAGAAATGTAAATTTCCCTTTTGATGGAGAGCTACAAGCTGATGCTGCTATCGTTGAATCTATTGGTGCAAAAAAAGCTCCTGATTCAAAAGTTGCTGGACGTGCAAATATTTTAGTGTTTCCTGATTTACAAGCTGGAAATATAGGATATAAACTTGTTCAAAGATTTGCTGGAGCCGAAGCTCATGGACCTATTATTCAAGGTTTAAATAAACCTGTAAATGACCTTTCAAGAGGTTGTTCAGTTGAAGACATTTCAAACTTAGTAGCTATTACAGCAACACAAATTAAATAA
- a CDS encoding acetate/propionate family kinase yields the protein MLVFVLNAGSSSLKYQLINAKTHELKASGLVERIGIDGILKHEIGDDKKLTFETSIPTHKEAIELVLRILTNDETKVIDSIEQIEAVGHRVVHGGEHFKGSAIVDNEVIKKIEELVPLAPLHNPANLLGIKICKELMPKVPNVVTFDTAFHQTMPIENFLYAVPYADYTEHHLRKYGFHGTSHYYVSNEAIKLLNKKDSKVIVCHLGNGSSVCAVKDGKSISTSMGLTPLEGLIMGTRSGDIDAGVIPYLMEKKDLNHTQILDYLNKKSGILGVSGVSSDLREVIKASNDGDNRSKVAITMLCDRIKKYLCSYAGLMHGVDAICFTAGIGENSDLIREKVCEGLEFMGIELDKTKNSTRAKGNREINSKNSKTKIYVIPTNEELVIATDTYNLIKK from the coding sequence ATGTTAGTATTTGTGCTAAATGCAGGAAGTTCATCTTTAAAATATCAATTAATCAATGCAAAAACTCATGAGTTAAAAGCTAGTGGTTTAGTTGAAAGAATTGGTATTGATGGTATTTTGAAGCATGAAATTGGTGATGATAAAAAATTAACTTTTGAAACATCTATTCCCACTCATAAAGAGGCTATAGAATTAGTTTTAAGAATTCTTACAAATGATGAAACAAAAGTTATTGATTCAATAGAACAAATTGAAGCAGTTGGACATAGAGTTGTACATGGTGGAGAGCACTTTAAAGGTTCAGCTATTGTTGATAATGAAGTTATAAAAAAAATAGAAGAGCTTGTTCCTCTTGCTCCATTGCATAATCCTGCAAATCTTTTAGGTATTAAAATCTGTAAAGAATTAATGCCAAAAGTTCCAAATGTTGTTACATTTGATACAGCATTTCATCAAACAATGCCTATAGAAAACTTTTTATATGCAGTTCCTTATGCTGATTATACAGAACACCATTTGAGAAAATATGGATTTCATGGAACAAGTCATTATTATGTTTCAAATGAAGCTATCAAATTATTAAATAAAAAAGATAGTAAAGTTATTGTTTGTCATTTAGGAAATGGTTCATCTGTTTGTGCAGTTAAAGATGGAAAATCTATAAGTACTTCTATGGGATTAACTCCATTAGAAGGGTTAATTATGGGTACTAGAAGTGGAGATATTGATGCTGGGGTTATTCCATATTTAATGGAGAAAAAAGATTTAAATCACACACAAATTCTTGATTACCTAAATAAAAAATCTGGGATTTTAGGTGTTTCTGGAGTTAGCTCTGATTTAAGAGAAGTTATAAAAGCTTCAAATGATGGAGATAATAGATCAAAAGTTGCAATTACAATGCTATGTGACAGAATTAAAAAATATTTATGTTCTTATGCAGGATTAATGCATGGAGTTGATGCTATTTGTTTTACAGCAGGAATTGGAGAGAATTCTGATTTAATAAGAGAGAAAGTTTGTGAAGGTTTAGAATTTATGGGAATTGAATTGGATAAAACTAAAAATTCTACAAGAGCTAAAGGGAATAGAGAAATAAATAGTAAAAATTCAAAAACAAAAATATATGTAATTCCAACAAATGAAGAATTAGTTATAGCAACTGATACTTACAATCTAATTAAAAAATAG
- a CDS encoding cation diffusion facilitator family transporter, with protein MIFQYFDLKSEQSLLRISIFSTILLAVVGIIFGLLARSSTIIFDSIYGMIDAVMTTLALIVAKLITNSTSKDFINNKLEKHFTMGFWHLEPIVLGVNGILLIGAATYAFINAIDSFLIGGREILFGYAIVISSISIVIELSLGLLIKKANKEIKSEFLNLDSISWLISASMSLGYLIAFSFGYIAQNTNLQWITPYIDPLVLIIVCIFIIPMPFKTVRQALADILLVTPSELKSQVDKVAQHIVNKYEFEYFRAYVARVGRGKQIELYFIVPKSWPAKRLEEWDFLRDEIEKELGKDDPDLWLTIVFTTDSEWAE; from the coding sequence ATGATTTTTCAATACTTTGATCTAAAAAGTGAACAAAGTTTACTACGTATTTCTATATTTAGTACAATATTACTTGCAGTTGTAGGAATAATATTTGGATTACTAGCAAGATCTTCTACAATTATTTTTGATAGCATATATGGAATGATTGATGCTGTTATGACTACTTTAGCATTAATTGTAGCAAAATTAATTACTAATTCTACTTCAAAAGATTTTATCAATAATAAACTTGAAAAGCATTTTACAATGGGATTTTGGCATCTAGAACCAATTGTTTTAGGAGTAAATGGAATATTATTAATTGGTGCTGCAACATATGCTTTTATAAATGCTATTGATAGTTTTTTAATTGGAGGAAGAGAGATATTATTTGGATATGCAATAGTTATATCTTCAATATCAATTGTCATTGAATTAAGTTTAGGATTATTGATAAAAAAAGCCAATAAAGAGATAAAATCCGAATTTCTAAATTTAGATTCGATAAGTTGGTTGATTTCAGCTTCAATGTCATTAGGTTATCTTATTGCATTTAGTTTTGGATATATTGCACAAAATACAAATTTACAATGGATAACTCCATATATAGACCCATTAGTTTTAATTATTGTTTGTATATTTATAATACCTATGCCATTTAAGACTGTAAGACAGGCACTTGCAGATATTTTATTAGTAACGCCTAGTGAATTAAAATCTCAAGTAGATAAAGTTGCTCAACATATTGTAAATAAATATGAGTTTGAGTATTTTAGAGCTTATGTTGCAAGAGTTGGGAGGGGAAAACAAATTGAATTATATTTCATAGTTCCAAAAAGTTGGCCAGCAAAAAGACTTGAGGAATGGGATTTTTTAAGAGATGAAATTGAGAAAGAATTAGGGAAAGATGATCCTGACCTTTGGCTAACTATTGTATTTACAACTGATTCTGAATGGGCAGAGTAA
- a CDS encoding 3'-5' exonuclease: protein MFRSIKNSINKKKLKDKKYSFLFDKAPINEFICFDCETTGLNPTIDDIVSIGAVIIKDNTIVSSKKFVRYVKPKNCNLTEESIKVHHIRECDLENACEIEDVILDFIEFIGNRTLVGYFLNFDISMINKYLKAQIGITLPNKTIEVSEIYHDYKIELIPQGFIDLRFKTILQELNIPIFGTHDSFNDALMTAMIFLKLKNI from the coding sequence ATGTTTAGAAGTATAAAGAATAGCATAAACAAAAAGAAACTAAAAGATAAAAAATACTCTTTTTTATTTGATAAAGCTCCTATAAATGAGTTTATATGTTTTGATTGTGAGACAACTGGACTTAATCCTACTATTGATGACATAGTATCTATTGGTGCAGTTATTATAAAAGACAATACTATAGTTTCTAGTAAAAAGTTTGTAAGATATGTAAAACCAAAAAATTGTAATTTAACTGAAGAATCAATTAAAGTTCATCATATAAGAGAATGTGATTTAGAAAATGCTTGTGAAATAGAAGATGTTATTTTAGATTTTATAGAGTTTATTGGCAATAGAACTTTAGTTGGATATTTTTTAAATTTTGATATCTCTATGATAAATAAATATTTAAAAGCGCAAATAGGGATAACCTTACCAAATAAAACTATTGAAGTTTCTGAAATTTATCATGATTATAAAATTGAACTTATTCCTCAAGGTTTTATAGATTTAAGATTTAAGACTATTTTACAAGAACTAAATATTCCAATATTTGGAACTCATGATTCTTTTAATGATGCTTTAATGACAGCAATGATTTTTTTAAAACTAAAAAATATTTAA
- a CDS encoding putative nucleotidyltransferase substrate binding domain-containing protein, with amino-acid sequence MSMQEQKKFISTIHPFDNLTNYELDDLVEELDIVYFKTNSTIQAQDSNPEFLYFVLKGLIQEKNDDEVLSVYSKGEIFDSVSLIKNFSKNSFVAIEESICYTLKKDTFMNILHSNQQLENYFFQSISDKLNNNILHEKNRDMANIMIAKVKDAKIHKAIITDTKKTIFEAATIIKQEKIPTLLLQDEHNDMYIVTDSDFRQKVILNRMSYDDLVVKIASKGLIYINEDDFLFNAQLQMAKYGLKRVVVKNDNDKIIGILDQISLSSFFATNTFAVSNQIINAETLEELKEASHSFIKIIKSLNAKGVKIEFISKLINQLNKKLLDKLYKLLVPKELLGKSCLVVMGSEGRAEQILRTDQDNALIISDDCNIEENELKNFTHNFTETLVDFGFPRCEGNIMVSNPYWCRRMSDFKELIYKWVNEPSGDHFMNIAIFYDALCVSGEIEMIKELKNYLFKISSHSQSFYSNFAKVINSFDVPLGFFDGFIFNNKDEKHKNELDIKRGGIFILVQGIRSLSLENKILNTNTTKRINALKEIRVLDEESAKELIMAFNFLTNLKLKSNLEKLDRKEKMDNYINPNNLTIMEKDLLKDSFKIVNRLKKKLESHFKLNYV; translated from the coding sequence ATGAGTATGCAAGAACAAAAGAAATTTATTTCTACGATACATCCATTTGACAATTTAACAAATTATGAATTAGATGATTTAGTTGAAGAACTAGATATTGTTTATTTTAAAACAAATTCTACAATACAGGCTCAAGATAGTAATCCAGAATTTTTATATTTTGTTCTAAAAGGACTTATCCAAGAAAAAAATGATGATGAAGTTTTAAGTGTTTACTCTAAAGGGGAAATATTTGATTCAGTTTCGCTTATAAAAAACTTTAGTAAAAATAGTTTTGTAGCTATTGAAGAATCAATTTGCTATACCCTTAAAAAAGATACTTTTATGAATATTTTACATTCAAATCAACAGTTAGAAAACTATTTTTTTCAATCTATATCTGATAAACTAAATAATAATATTTTACATGAAAAAAATAGAGATATGGCAAATATTATGATTGCAAAAGTAAAAGATGCAAAAATTCATAAGGCGATTATAACTGATACTAAAAAAACTATTTTTGAAGCAGCAACAATTATAAAACAGGAGAAGATACCTACTCTTCTTCTACAAGATGAACATAATGATATGTATATTGTTACTGATTCAGATTTTAGACAAAAAGTTATTTTAAATCGTATGAGTTATGATGATTTAGTTGTAAAAATTGCATCAAAAGGCTTAATTTACATAAATGAAGATGATTTTTTATTTAATGCTCAACTTCAAATGGCAAAATATGGATTAAAAAGAGTAGTTGTAAAAAATGATAATGATAAAATAATTGGAATTTTAGACCAGATATCTTTATCTTCTTTCTTTGCAACAAATACTTTTGCAGTATCAAACCAAATAATAAATGCTGAAACTTTAGAAGAATTAAAAGAAGCATCTCACTCATTTATAAAAATCATTAAATCATTAAATGCAAAAGGTGTAAAAATAGAGTTTATTTCAAAACTTATCAATCAACTAAATAAAAAACTTCTTGATAAACTATATAAATTATTAGTACCAAAAGAGCTTTTAGGCAAATCATGTTTAGTTGTAATGGGAAGTGAAGGAAGAGCAGAACAAATTTTAAGAACAGATCAAGATAATGCTTTAATAATATCTGATGATTGTAATATTGAAGAGAATGAATTAAAAAACTTTACTCATAATTTTACTGAAACTTTAGTCGATTTTGGATTTCCAAGATGTGAAGGAAATATTATGGTTTCAAATCCTTATTGGTGTAGAAGAATGAGTGATTTTAAAGAATTAATTTACAAATGGGTTAATGAGCCTAGTGGTGATCATTTTATGAATATTGCAATATTTTATGATGCACTATGTGTTTCTGGGGAGATAGAAATGATAAAAGAACTTAAAAACTATTTATTCAAAATATCTTCTCACTCACAAAGCTTTTATTCAAATTTTGCAAAAGTTATAAATAGTTTTGATGTTCCATTAGGATTTTTTGATGGTTTTATATTTAATAATAAAGATGAAAAACATAAAAATGAATTAGATATAAAAAGAGGTGGTATTTTTATACTTGTACAAGGGATAAGGTCTTTAAGTTTAGAAAATAAAATACTAAATACAAATACAACAAAAAGAATAAATGCACTAAAAGAGATAAGAGTGCTAGATGAAGAGAGTGCTAAAGAGTTAATTATGGCTTTTAATTTTCTAACTAATTTAAAACTAAAATCAAATCTTGAGAAACTCGATAGAAAAGAAAAAATGGATAATTATATAAACCCAAATAATCTTACAATTATGGAAAAAGACTTATTGAAAGATTCTTTTAAAATTGTTAATAGATTAAAGAAAAAGTTAGAATCCCATTTTAAGTTAAACTATGTTTAG
- a CDS encoding cation acetate symporter → MQKIFTLLIIFAVSLFAAGDATFEGKRDLNIAAIAMFLVFIIGTLGITYWAARKTKSANDFYTAGGGITGFQNGLAIAGDYMSAAAFLGVSGLIYMNGYDGVIYAVSFLVGWPVILFFMAEKLRNLGKFTFADIAAYRLGQKEIRTLAAFGSLSVVVLYLIAQMVGAGKLIQILFGMDYEYAVFMVGALMIIYVTFGGMLATTWVQIIKAVLLLSGVSFMAIMILWHFNFNFEALAIQAVEHHTKGEDILKPGGFLSDPISAISLGMALMLGTAGLPHVLMRFFTVGNAKEARKSVVYATGFVAYFWVIISIVGLGAIAFLNTDAGAEYFTNGVAYLQGGVLFGGSNMASVHLSHMLGGNAFLGFISAVAFATILAVVSGLTLAGASAISHDIYANVINPNASDEKVVKISKITVIIVGIVGVTLGIAFESQNIAYMVGLAFGIAASANFPILFLSIYWSNLTTRGAFIGGFMGLITAVTLVILGPNVWVQILGNEKAIFPYAHPALFSVTVAFIGIWLFSITDNSKRAQEDKAKFRAQNVRANTGIGSAGAVSH, encoded by the coding sequence ATGCAAAAGATATTCACTTTATTAATTATTTTTGCTGTAAGTTTATTTGCAGCTGGGGATGCGACTTTTGAAGGGAAAAGAGATTTAAATATTGCAGCTATTGCAATGTTTCTAGTATTTATTATAGGAACATTAGGAATAACTTATTGGGCAGCTAGAAAAACAAAATCAGCAAATGATTTTTATACTGCTGGTGGTGGAATAACTGGTTTTCAAAATGGTCTTGCAATTGCTGGAGACTATATGAGTGCTGCTGCTTTTTTAGGAGTATCAGGACTTATTTATATGAATGGTTATGATGGAGTAATTTATGCTGTTTCATTTTTAGTTGGTTGGCCTGTAATTTTATTCTTTATGGCAGAGAAACTAAGAAATTTAGGAAAATTTACTTTTGCTGATATTGCTGCATATAGACTTGGACAAAAAGAGATCAGAACTTTAGCTGCTTTTGGTTCACTTTCAGTTGTTGTTTTATATCTTATAGCACAAATGGTAGGAGCAGGAAAACTTATACAAATTTTATTCGGTATGGATTATGAATATGCTGTATTTATGGTTGGAGCATTAATGATTATATATGTAACATTTGGTGGTATGCTTGCTACTACTTGGGTACAAATTATTAAAGCTGTACTTCTTTTATCAGGTGTTTCATTTATGGCTATTATGATTTTATGGCATTTTAATTTTAATTTTGAAGCATTAGCTATTCAAGCAGTTGAACATCATACAAAAGGTGAAGATATTTTGAAACCTGGTGGCTTTTTATCTGACCCTATTTCTGCTATCTCACTTGGTATGGCTTTAATGCTTGGAACTGCTGGTCTACCACATGTTTTAATGAGATTTTTTACAGTTGGAAATGCAAAAGAAGCTAGAAAATCTGTTGTTTATGCAACAGGATTTGTAGCATATTTTTGGGTTATCATATCTATTGTTGGACTTGGGGCAATAGCTTTTTTAAATACAGATGCTGGAGCAGAATATTTTACAAATGGAGTAGCATATTTACAAGGTGGGGTATTATTTGGTGGAAGTAATATGGCATCAGTTCATCTATCACATATGCTAGGTGGAAATGCTTTCTTAGGATTTATCTCTGCTGTTGCTTTTGCTACAATTTTAGCTGTTGTTTCAGGACTTACACTAGCAGGAGCAAGTGCAATTTCACATGATATTTATGCAAATGTTATAAATCCAAATGCAAGTGATGAAAAAGTTGTTAAAATTTCAAAAATAACTGTTATAATTGTAGGAATAGTTGGAGTTACACTTGGTATTGCATTTGAATCACAAAATATTGCATATATGGTGGGGCTTGCGTTTGGTATAGCAGCAAGTGCTAACTTTCCTATACTATTTTTATCAATTTACTGGAGTAACCTAACAACTAGAGGTGCATTTATTGGTGGATTTATGGGATTAATTACTGCTGTTACTCTTGTAATTTTAGGACCAAATGTTTGGGTTCAAATATTAGGAAATGAAAAAGCAATATTCCCTTACGCCCACCCTGCACTATTCTCTGTTACAGTTGCATTTATAGGAATATGGTTATTCTCTATTACAGACAACTCTAAAAGAGCACAAGAAGATAAAGCTAAATTTAGAGCACAAAATGTAAGAGCAAATACAGGAATTGGCTCTGCTGGAGCTGTTTCACACTAA